A portion of the Bacteroides faecium genome contains these proteins:
- a CDS encoding Gfo/Idh/MocA family protein, with the protein MMKKLFTVAAIGLTLLTCHTSCTSQQKVQEAFAPIKVETPARPAGQEDVIQLVAPKIDTVRVGFIGLGMRGPGAVARWTHIPGTKIVALCDLAPERVEKSQEILKNAGLPEAASYSGSEDAWKKLCEQDDIDLVYIATDWKHHAEMGVYAMEHGKHVAIEVPAAMTLDEIWQLINTSEKTRKHCMQLENCVYDFFELTSLNMAQQGVFGEVLHVEGSYIHNLEDFWSEYWNNWRMDYNQKHRGDVYATHGMGPACQVLNIHRGDRMKTLVSMDTKAVNGPAYIKKQTGEEVKDFQNGDQTSTLIRTENGKTMLIQHNVMTPRPYSRMYQIVGADGYASKYPIEEYCLRPSQVDSKDVPNHENLNAHGSVPADVKKALMDKYKDPIHIELEETAKKVGGHGGMDFIMDYRLAYCLQNGLPLDMDVYDLAEWCCMAELTRLSIENNSAPVEVPDFTRGGWNKVQGYRHAFAK; encoded by the coding sequence ATGATGAAAAAGCTATTTACAGTCGCAGCTATCGGCCTTACTTTGTTAACCTGCCATACAAGCTGCACATCTCAGCAAAAGGTTCAGGAAGCCTTTGCACCTATCAAAGTAGAAACCCCTGCCCGCCCTGCCGGTCAAGAGGATGTAATCCAACTTGTCGCTCCCAAAATTGATACCGTACGTGTCGGTTTCATCGGACTGGGAATGCGTGGTCCCGGTGCCGTTGCACGCTGGACACATATTCCGGGTACTAAAATCGTTGCTTTATGCGACCTTGCTCCCGAACGTGTAGAGAAATCACAGGAAATCCTGAAAAATGCAGGATTGCCGGAAGCGGCATCTTACAGCGGTTCGGAAGACGCATGGAAGAAACTCTGCGAACAGGATGACATTGACCTCGTATATATCGCAACCGACTGGAAGCATCACGCTGAAATGGGTGTTTATGCTATGGAACATGGCAAGCACGTTGCTATCGAAGTTCCCGCAGCCATGACATTGGATGAAATCTGGCAATTAATCAATACGTCTGAAAAGACTCGCAAGCATTGTATGCAGTTGGAAAACTGTGTATATGACTTCTTTGAACTGACTTCTTTGAACATGGCACAGCAAGGTGTTTTCGGAGAAGTGCTTCACGTAGAAGGCTCATATATCCACAATCTGGAAGACTTCTGGTCTGAATATTGGAACAACTGGCGTATGGATTACAACCAAAAACATCGTGGTGATGTATATGCCACTCACGGCATGGGTCCGGCTTGCCAAGTGCTTAATATCCACCGTGGAGATCGTATGAAGACATTGGTATCTATGGATACAAAGGCAGTCAACGGTCCGGCTTATATCAAAAAGCAAACAGGAGAAGAAGTGAAAGATTTCCAGAATGGTGACCAAACTTCAACTTTGATTCGTACAGAAAATGGCAAGACCATGTTGATTCAGCATAATGTAATGACTCCGCGTCCATACAGCCGTATGTATCAAATAGTAGGAGCCGACGGTTACGCAAGCAAGTATCCGATTGAGGAATATTGCCTGAGACCTTCACAGGTTGACTCTAAAGATGTGCCTAATCACGAAAACCTGAATGCACACGGTTCTGTTCCGGCAGATGTAAAGAAAGCCTTAATGGATAAATACAAAGATCCTATCCATATCGAGTTGGAAGAAACTGCCAAGAAAGTAGGTGGTCACGGTGGTATGGACTTTATCATGGACTATCGCCTGGCATACTGTTTACAGAATGGTCTACCATTGGATATGGACGTTTACGACCTTGCAGAATGGTGCTGCATGGCTGAACTTACCCGCCTTTCTATCGAAAACAATTCAGCTCCGGTTGAAGTCCCGGATTTCACTCGCGGCGGATGGAACAAGGTACAAGGCTACCGTCACGCTTTCGCAAAATAA
- a CDS encoding DMT family transporter: MWLLLAFLSATLLGFYDVFKKKSLKDNAVLPVLFLNTFFSSLIFLPFILLSVYQPNVLGETIFNVPVAGWEQHKYIIIKSFIVLSSWIFGYFGMKHLPITIVGPINATRPVMVLVGAMLVFGERLNLYQWIGVMLAIASFFMLSRSGKKEGIDFKHNKWIFFIVLAAITGAISGLYDKYLMKSLNPMLVQSWYNVYQVFIMCPILLLLWWPKRKSTTPFRWDWTIILISIFLSAADFVYFYALSYDDSMISIVSMVRRGSVIVSFIFGALFFREKNLKSKAIDLILVLIGMIFLYLGTKYD; this comes from the coding sequence ATGTGGTTATTATTAGCATTTCTCTCGGCTACTTTGCTGGGATTTTATGATGTATTCAAAAAGAAATCGCTGAAAGACAATGCGGTACTTCCCGTCCTGTTTTTGAACACTTTCTTTTCCAGTCTCATATTTCTTCCGTTTATTCTGCTTTCTGTATATCAGCCGAACGTGCTGGGCGAAACGATATTCAATGTTCCGGTTGCCGGATGGGAACAGCATAAATATATTATTATCAAGTCGTTCATCGTATTATCTTCATGGATATTCGGTTATTTTGGAATGAAGCATCTGCCCATTACCATCGTAGGGCCTATCAATGCCACCCGCCCGGTGATGGTGCTGGTAGGAGCTATGCTTGTGTTTGGCGAACGGTTGAATCTCTATCAATGGATTGGTGTAATGCTGGCTATTGCTTCTTTCTTCATGTTGAGCCGTTCGGGAAAGAAAGAAGGAATTGATTTTAAACATAATAAATGGATCTTCTTTATTGTATTGGCAGCGATAACAGGTGCCATCAGCGGATTGTATGATAAATATCTGATGAAGTCACTGAATCCGATGTTAGTACAGTCCTGGTACAATGTCTATCAGGTTTTTATCATGTGTCCTATCTTGTTGTTACTTTGGTGGCCAAAAAGAAAGTCCACCACTCCGTTTCGCTGGGACTGGACGATCATTCTGATTTCCATTTTTCTTTCGGCAGCAGACTTTGTGTACTTTTATGCATTAAGCTATGACGACTCCATGATTTCCATTGTTTCGATGGTCCGCCGGGGAAGTGTAATTGTTTCTTTCATTTTCGGAGCTCTTTTCTTCCGTGAAAAGAATTTAAAAAGCAAAGCGATTGACCTTATACTGGTGTTAATCGGAATGATATTCTTATATTTGGGGACTAAATATGATTGA
- a CDS encoding glycoside hydrolase family 2 TIM barrel-domain containing protein, giving the protein MGIISLVATNAVADNAKKPYWQDVQVVAVNKEYPRSSFMTYDNRDDAMSGKFERSKYYRLLNGTWKFYFVDSYKDLPDNITDPNTSTDSWYDIQVPGNWEVQGHGVAIYTNHGYEFKARNPQPPILPEANPVGVYRRDIDIPADWDGRDIYLHLAGAKSGVYVYINGKEVGYSEDSKNPAEFLINPYVKPGKNVLTLKIFRWSTGSYLECQDFWRISGIERDVYIYSQPKVAIRDFRVTSTLDDTYKNGIFKLAMDVRNNTSQTSKDYIIGYKVIDPKNDKEIAGFEMNTAFGANQTVPFFEEIKVDVPNVKTWTSEHPNLYKLLMYIKDGDKFVEIVPFNVGFRRIEIKPIEQKAANGKPYVCLFINGQPLKLKGVNIHEHNPATGHYVTEELMRRDFELMKQHNLNSVRLCHYPQDRRFYELCDEYGLYVYDEANIESHGMYYDLRKGGTLGNNPEWLKPHMDRTINMFERNKNYPSVTFWSLGNEAGNGYNFYQTYLWLKEADKNIMDRPVNYERAQWEWNSDMYVPQYPGADWLENIGKNGSDRPIAPSEYAHAMGNSTGNLWGQWQAIYKYPNLQGGYIWDWVDQGILQKDKNGREYWAYGGDFGVNAPSDGNFLCNGLVNPDRGPHPAMAEVKYVHQNVGFEATDAASGKFKITNRFYFTNLKKYQIHYNVVANGKNIRGGKVSLDIAPQASKEFAVPVNGLKAQPGTEYFVNFSVTTTEPEPLIPVGYEIAYDQFQLPIQAEKGTYKVSGPALNTSTQGDELMASSSKVNFVFNKKSGLVTSYKVDGTEYFKDGFGIQPNFWRAPNDNDYGNGAPKRLQVWKQSSKNFHVTDASMTTENKVVSLKVTYLLAAGNLYVVTYKIYPSGVVNVNAKFTSTDMQATETEASEATRTATFTPGSDAARKAASKLEVPRIGVRFRLPAQMNNVQYFGRGPEENYIDRNHGTLVGVYKTTADKMYFNYVRPQENGHRTDTRWIALSPDKGNGLAIVADSLVGFNALRNSIEDFDSEEALPHPYQWNNFSPEEVANHDEKAARNVLRRMHHVNDITPRDFVEVCVDMKQQGVGGYDSWGSRPEPFYQIPANREYNWGFTLVPVRSASQANEAAKYDYQ; this is encoded by the coding sequence ATGGGAATAATTTCCCTGGTAGCAACTAATGCCGTAGCTGATAATGCGAAAAAGCCTTATTGGCAAGACGTGCAGGTAGTAGCAGTCAACAAAGAGTATCCCCGTTCTTCGTTTATGACGTATGACAATCGAGACGATGCCATGAGCGGCAAATTTGAACGGAGCAAATACTACCGGTTACTAAACGGAACATGGAAGTTTTACTTTGTAGATTCTTACAAGGATCTTCCCGACAACATTACCGACCCGAATACCAGTACGGACTCATGGTATGACATTCAGGTACCCGGCAACTGGGAAGTACAGGGACATGGAGTAGCCATCTATACGAATCACGGCTACGAGTTCAAGGCTCGTAACCCGCAGCCGCCCATCTTACCGGAAGCTAATCCCGTTGGTGTATATCGCCGCGACATCGACATTCCTGCCGATTGGGACGGACGGGATATTTATCTGCACCTGGCGGGAGCCAAATCAGGCGTATATGTATATATCAACGGCAAGGAAGTAGGATATAGCGAAGATTCAAAGAATCCTGCCGAGTTCTTAATTAACCCGTATGTGAAACCGGGCAAGAACGTGCTTACGCTGAAAATCTTCCGTTGGAGTACTGGTTCTTATCTCGAATGCCAGGACTTCTGGCGTATCAGTGGCATTGAACGTGATGTATATATCTATTCACAGCCTAAAGTGGCAATTAGGGATTTCCGTGTAACATCCACATTGGATGATACTTATAAAAACGGTATTTTCAAATTGGCAATGGATGTACGCAACAATACCTCACAAACTTCCAAAGATTACATTATCGGATATAAGGTAATAGACCCCAAAAACGATAAAGAAATTGCAGGATTCGAAATGAATACTGCCTTTGGTGCCAACCAGACTGTACCTTTCTTTGAAGAAATAAAAGTTGATGTCCCCAACGTAAAGACATGGACTTCCGAACACCCCAATCTCTACAAACTATTGATGTATATCAAAGATGGAGACAAATTTGTAGAAATAGTACCTTTCAATGTCGGTTTCCGTCGTATTGAGATTAAACCGATTGAGCAGAAAGCTGCCAACGGCAAACCATATGTTTGCTTGTTTATCAACGGGCAACCGTTGAAACTGAAAGGCGTGAATATCCATGAGCATAATCCGGCGACAGGACACTACGTAACAGAAGAACTGATGCGCCGTGACTTTGAGCTAATGAAACAGCACAACTTAAACAGCGTACGCCTCTGCCACTATCCGCAAGACCGCCGTTTCTATGAGCTTTGCGATGAATACGGACTTTATGTATATGATGAAGCGAATATCGAAAGCCATGGCATGTATTACGATCTCCGTAAAGGCGGCACATTGGGCAACAACCCGGAATGGCTGAAACCTCATATGGATCGCACCATCAATATGTTCGAGCGTAACAAGAATTATCCAAGTGTCACTTTCTGGTCATTGGGTAACGAAGCCGGAAACGGATATAACTTCTATCAAACGTATCTGTGGCTGAAAGAAGCAGATAAGAATATTATGGATCGTCCTGTAAACTATGAGCGCGCCCAATGGGAATGGAACTCTGACATGTACGTTCCGCAATATCCGGGTGCCGACTGGTTGGAGAATATAGGCAAGAACGGCAGCGACCGCCCTATAGCTCCTTCCGAATATGCGCACGCTATGGGTAACTCCACCGGAAACCTGTGGGGACAATGGCAGGCAATCTATAAGTATCCGAATCTTCAGGGCGGATACATCTGGGACTGGGTAGATCAAGGTATCCTTCAGAAAGACAAGAACGGAAGAGAGTATTGGGCTTATGGTGGCGACTTCGGTGTAAATGCGCCTAGTGACGGTAACTTCCTTTGCAACGGTCTTGTAAACCCCGACCGCGGTCCGCATCCGGCAATGGCTGAGGTGAAGTATGTACATCAGAATGTAGGCTTTGAAGCGACAGATGCCGCATCCGGCAAATTTAAGATTACCAACCGTTTCTACTTTACGAACTTGAAAAAGTACCAGATTCATTATAATGTCGTTGCTAATGGCAAGAATATAAGAGGTGGAAAAGTATCTTTGGATATTGCTCCGCAAGCATCCAAAGAGTTCGCAGTACCGGTAAATGGATTGAAAGCCCAACCGGGAACTGAATATTTTGTCAACTTCAGCGTGACAACTACGGAACCGGAACCGTTGATTCCTGTTGGATATGAAATTGCATACGACCAGTTCCAGCTTCCTATCCAGGCAGAGAAAGGAACATATAAAGTTAGCGGCCCCGCATTGAATACATCCACACAAGGAGACGAATTAATGGCCTCATCCTCAAAGGTGAATTTTGTATTTAACAAGAAAAGCGGATTGGTTACTTCTTATAAAGTAGACGGAACGGAATATTTCAAAGACGGATTTGGTATTCAGCCTAACTTCTGGCGTGCTCCCAATGACAATGATTACGGAAACGGTGCTCCCAAACGTTTGCAGGTTTGGAAACAATCAAGCAAGAATTTCCATGTGACAGATGCCAGCATGACTACTGAAAACAAAGTCGTTTCATTGAAAGTGACTTATCTATTGGCTGCCGGCAATCTCTACGTCGTTACTTATAAGATTTATCCGAGCGGAGTCGTAAACGTAAATGCCAAGTTTACATCTACCGATATGCAAGCGACAGAGACAGAAGCGTCCGAAGCTACCCGCACGGCAACTTTCACTCCAGGAAGTGATGCTGCCCGTAAGGCTGCTTCCAAACTGGAAGTTCCTCGTATCGGTGTACGTTTCCGTCTGCCGGCACAGATGAATAATGTGCAATATTTCGGCCGTGGCCCGGAAGAAAATTATATCGACCGTAATCATGGTACTCTTGTTGGAGTCTACAAAACAACAGCAGACAAGATGTATTTCAACTACGTTCGCCCGCAGGAAAACGGACATCGTACGGATACCCGCTGGATTGCATTATCACCCGATAAAGGTAACGGACTGGCTATTGTGGCCGATAGTCTTGTCGGATTCAATGCTTTACGTAACTCCATCGAAGACTTCGATTCGGAAGAAGCCCTGCCCCACCCTTATCAATGGAACAACTTCAGCCCGGAAGAGGTTGCCAATCATGACGAGAAAGCTGCCCGCAATGTATTGCGAAGAATGCATCATGTCAATGATATCACTCCAAGGGATTTCGTAGAAGTCTGTGTAGACATGAAGCAACAGGGAGTCGGTGGTTACGACAGTTGGGGTTCCCGTCCGGAACCTTTCTATCAGATTCCTGCAAACCGCGAATACAACTGGGGATTCACGTTGGTTCCTGTTCGTTCAGCCAGCCAGGCTAATGAAGCTGCCAAATACGATTATCAATAA
- a CDS encoding YitT family protein: protein MKTAIPKPSKQVVIREARDYVMIAIGMILYGIGWTVFLLPNDITTGGVPGIASIVYWATGFPVQYTYFTINFFLLLLALKLLGLKFCIKTIFGVFTLTFFLSVIQKLTAGIGLLHDQPFMACVIGASFCGGGIGIAFSANGSTGGTDIIAAIINKYRDITLGRVVLICDMIIISSSYFVLKDWEKVVYGFATLYICSFVLDQVVNSARQSVQFFIISNKYEEIGKRINEYPHRGVTIINATGFYTGREQKMMFVLAKKRESTIIFRLIKDIDPKAFVSQSAVIGVYGEGFDHIKVK from the coding sequence ATGAAAACAGCTATTCCAAAGCCTTCTAAGCAAGTCGTTATCCGTGAAGCCAGAGATTATGTAATGATTGCCATCGGCATGATTTTGTACGGTATCGGTTGGACAGTTTTCCTGCTTCCTAATGATATCACCACCGGGGGAGTGCCGGGTATTGCATCTATCGTATATTGGGCTACGGGTTTCCCCGTGCAGTACACCTACTTCACGATCAACTTCTTCTTGCTGTTACTGGCTCTCAAGCTCTTGGGTTTAAAATTTTGCATAAAGACAATCTTCGGTGTATTCACCCTGACTTTCTTTTTGTCTGTTATCCAAAAGCTGACAGCAGGTATCGGCCTTCTTCATGACCAGCCCTTCATGGCATGCGTCATCGGAGCATCCTTCTGCGGCGGGGGTATCGGCATTGCCTTTTCGGCCAACGGAAGTACCGGCGGTACGGATATTATCGCGGCTATTATTAACAAATACCGGGATATTACATTAGGAAGGGTTGTCTTAATTTGTGATATGATTATTATATCATCCAGTTATTTTGTCTTAAAAGACTGGGAAAAAGTGGTATATGGATTCGCAACTCTATATATTTGTAGCTTCGTACTCGACCAGGTAGTGAACAGCGCCCGACAGTCCGTACAGTTCTTCATTATATCCAATAAATATGAGGAAATTGGAAAAAGGATCAACGAGTACCCACACCGGGGAGTTACTATTATCAATGCAACCGGTTTCTACACCGGACGAGAACAGAAAATGATGTTTGTATTGGCCAAGAAGCGGGAATCTACCATTATCTTCCGGTTAATAAAGGACATCGACCCGAAAGCCTTTGTTTCGCAAAGTGCTGTTATCGGAGTTTACGGAGAAGGATTCGACCATATTAAAGTAAAATAA
- a CDS encoding DUF3256 family protein: MKINKLFIAILFSVVGLFSLTSLQAQEAKTLFVNMPDSLSPLLTKVNRADCVDFLESKMKAQVENRFGKKSEMTELGKDYIRMQMSPQTTWQMKVLALNDTTNVICTVSTACAPACDSSIRFYTTDWKPLTESQFITLPAMGDFLNTPDSTGIYAFDEARRSADMLLMKADFNKKNTELTVTLTTPDYMSKETAEKLKPFLRRPIVYRWENGAFTR; this comes from the coding sequence ATGAAAATAAATAAACTTTTTATCGCTATACTCTTTTCAGTTGTCGGATTATTTTCCTTGACTTCCCTTCAGGCACAAGAAGCTAAAACCTTGTTTGTGAATATGCCGGATTCTTTGAGTCCCTTATTGACTAAAGTGAATAGGGCGGATTGTGTGGATTTTCTGGAAAGCAAAATGAAGGCACAGGTAGAAAACCGTTTTGGCAAGAAGTCGGAAATGACTGAACTTGGAAAAGACTATATCCGCATGCAAATGTCTCCGCAAACTACATGGCAGATGAAAGTATTGGCATTGAATGATACAACGAACGTGATTTGTACGGTTTCTACCGCTTGCGCTCCTGCCTGTGATAGCAGTATCCGTTTTTATACGACGGACTGGAAACCGCTTACCGAGTCTCAGTTTATCACTCTGCCTGCAATGGGCGATTTCCTAAACACACCGGACTCAACAGGCATCTATGCTTTTGACGAAGCACGTCGTTCGGCAGATATGCTCTTGATGAAAGCCGATTTCAATAAAAAGAATACTGAACTGACCGTTACACTTACCACTCCTGACTATATGTCAAAAGAAACGGCGGAAAAACTGAAACCGTTTCTCCGCCGTCCTATTGTTTATCGTTGGGAGAATGGAGCTTTTACCAGGTAA
- a CDS encoding phosphotransferase enzyme family protein: MKDLSSIVAKFKVQGTVEEIKPLGSGLINDTYKVNTKEADAPDYVLQRINHAIFQNVEMLQSNIAAVTGHIRKKLTEAGESDIDRKVLSFLKTEEGKTYWFDGDNYWRVMVFIPRAKTYETVNPEYSNYAGEAFGNFQAMLADIPETLGETIPDFHNMEFRLKQLRDAVAANAAGRVAEVQYFLDEIEKRADEMCKAERLYREGKLPKRVCHCDTKVNNMMFDEDGKVLCVIDLDTVMPSFIFSDYGDFLRTGANTGDEDDKDLNRVNFNMEIFKAFTKGYLKGAKSFLTPIEIENLPYAAALFPYMQCVRFLADYINGDTYYKIKYPEHNMVRTKAQFKLLQSVEAHTPEMVSFINECLKS; encoded by the coding sequence ATGAAAGATTTATCTAGCATTGTAGCTAAATTCAAAGTCCAAGGTACGGTAGAAGAAATCAAGCCGCTGGGATCAGGACTTATCAATGACACTTACAAAGTAAACACGAAAGAAGCAGACGCCCCCGACTACGTTTTGCAACGTATCAACCATGCTATCTTTCAGAATGTAGAAATGCTTCAATCCAATATTGCTGCCGTAACAGGACATATCCGTAAGAAATTGACTGAAGCAGGAGAATCGGATATTGACCGCAAAGTTCTATCTTTCCTCAAAACAGAAGAAGGCAAGACTTACTGGTTCGACGGTGATAATTATTGGCGCGTTATGGTATTCATTCCACGTGCCAAGACTTATGAGACAGTAAATCCCGAATACTCAAATTATGCCGGAGAAGCTTTTGGTAACTTCCAGGCCATGTTGGCAGATATTCCTGAAACTTTGGGTGAGACTATTCCTGATTTTCATAATATGGAGTTCCGTCTGAAACAGTTACGCGATGCTGTTGCTGCCAACGCTGCCGGACGAGTAGCAGAGGTACAATACTTTCTGGATGAAATAGAAAAGCGTGCAGACGAAATGTGCAAAGCAGAACGTCTGTATCGGGAAGGCAAGTTGCCGAAACGTGTATGCCACTGCGATACGAAAGTTAATAATATGATGTTCGACGAAGATGGTAAAGTGCTTTGCGTTATCGATCTGGATACGGTGATGCCTAGCTTTATATTCTCCGATTACGGTGATTTCCTTCGCACAGGAGCCAACACTGGTGATGAGGATGACAAAGACCTCAACCGCGTAAACTTCAATATGGAAATATTCAAAGCATTTACCAAGGGATATTTAAAAGGTGCCAAGTCATTCCTGACACCGATTGAGATAGAAAATCTTCCTTATGCTGCGGCTTTATTCCCATATATGCAATGCGTACGTTTCCTTGCCGATTATATTAATGGAGATACTTACTACAAGATTAAATATCCCGAACATAATATGGTTCGTACAAAGGCACAGTTCAAATTACTTCAAAGCGTAGAAGCACACACACCGGAAATGGTGTCATTCATCAATGAGTGCTTAAAGAGTTGA